Sequence from the Nitrosospira multiformis genome:
TATTGTCTGCCCGGCATGCGCTACTTGCCCGCGATGGGACCAGCTTCAAGGTTGATATCAACACCTCCCTTGACTGGATCAACCGGTATTACGACAGCAAATCGGAAGCGGTCGTCAATATGCTGGAAGTATTGCATCAATTGCAAGACAGTCAAATCGGCATTGAATTGCCTCGTATTTCTGCGAGTCTCGATGCGGTGCGTAATTATCGTCTTGCGCACGAACGGGGAAATAGATGATCCTGAACCCGGCGCTCGATCGCTTTTTTATCAGATTAACATTATGACCCACAAAGATTTTACACGTTACTTGACCTTCACTGACGTGATGAGTTCGCTGCCGGATTTAGGATGAAGTGGGTGCTCTGGCTACTGGCGTTGTTTGCCGTGGCGGTAGCGATAACGCTTGCAACCCGATACAACACTGGTTATGTGCTGGTGGTGGCGCAGCCTTATCGTGTCGAGCTATCGCTCAATCTGCTGGCGGTTTTGCTGGTAGTGCTGGTTTTCATTGCCTATTTTGTAGTACGGCTGGCGATCATCGCCCTGCGACTGCCCACCGAGGTAAGCGAGTTCCGCTTGCGCCGGCGCCGCGAAAAAGCACGAGAGATGTTGCTGGATGGTCTTAAGGCCTTCCTCGAAGGCCGTTACGCCAAGGCGGAAAAAGCGTCCGCTATCGCGTTGGAGCTGCGAGAGTCGCCCATGGCGGGTGCGATCAATGCCATGGTCGCCGCGCGTTCTGCGCATGAACTAAGAAAGTATTCCCAGCGTGATGAGTTTATTGCCATCGCGGAAAATATTGCGCCGGAAGAAGTAGTGCTGCGCCTTATGACGCAAGCTGAACTACTGCTGGATGAACGCCGGCCGGGAGAAGCGCTGAAAATACTGCAATCCCTGCGTGCCACGGGTGCGCGTCAACACACTGCCGCACTGCGGCTGGAATTGAAAGCGCAGCAGGGGTCGAAAAACTGGGATGCGGTATTGGATCTGCTCCGGCAACTGGAGCAGCGTAATGCTTTCGATAAGGCGCTGATACAACAATTACGATGCAGCGCCCATGTCGAAAATCTCAAAAGCAGGATATTGAATCCGCACGCATTGAAAGAGTATTGGCAAACGATATCTTCGGTGGATAAGAAGGACAGCAAAGTGGCCGCCACCGCGGCCCGTGCGTGTACGGCGATAGGCGACTGTGTAACCGCTCATCAGATTATCGAGCAAAGTCTGGATAGACAATGGGATTCCGAATTGGTAGGGTTATATGCGGAATGCCTGGAAACCGATACAATCAGGCAGATTGAGCGCGCCGAGACATGGCTTGAGTCTCACCCTAATGACGCGTGTCTGCTGCTTGCTCTCGGCAAACTTTGTGTCTATTGCGAATTGTGGGGTAAAGCCCAGAATTATCTGGAAGCGAGCTTGTCGGTGGAACCCAGCCATCCAACCCATCTCATGCTGGCGCAATTAAATGAGAAGATCGGCAGGCCCGAGCTGGCAAAGAATCACTATAGTAAAGGATTGGAACTTGCGTTGAAGCGGCTGGAGCATATGGGATAAGTCCAGCGGAATACGAGCGAGCTAAAAACTTAGGATCCTGGTGTGCCTGTCGAAGCAGTGGAAGCGGTAAACGCATCGGAAAAAAATTCATCTTCCGGCAGGCCGCGCAGTCTGGTGAAATCCTCATGGGCGGCTTCGACCATTGCCGGCGCGCCGCAGGCGTATACCTGGTATCCGGCGAGATCCTCGAAGTCTTGCAATACGGCTTGATGCACCAGGCCGGTTCTTCCGGGCCAGTTGTCCACCGGCAGTGCTTCCGATAGCACCGGGATAAAAGTAAAATTGTCGTGCTCCTGCTGCCAGCTTCCTGCCAGATTCGCCATATACAGATCGGCTTTTGTGCGATTGCCCCAGTAAAGTACCATTTGCCGTTCGCTGCCACGCAGATTCCGCACGTAGAAGGCGTGTTCAAGTATGCTTTTGACCGGTGCGAAGCCGGTACCGCTGGCCACGAATATAATCGGTTTGTCTGAATCTTCGCGCAGAAAGAATGTACCGAGTGGTCCTTCAAAACGAAGGATATCCCGTTCCTTCATGTGTGTGAACACATGTTCGGCGAACGTGCCACCGAAATAGTTGCGGACATGCAGCTGCAGCAGTTCATCATCGTGAGGCGCATTAGCCAGCGAAAAACTCCGGCGTTTTCCGTTTTTCATGAAAATATCGATATATTGCCCGGCGAGAAACTGCAATCGTTCGTTGGTGGGAAGCTTTAGGGAAATAACCATTACGTTAGGCGCGACGCGCTCCAGCTTGTGTACGCGGCATGGCAGGGTTTTAACCTTGATATCCTTGATTGCCCCGATTTCGCGGCACTCGATTACCAGTTCCGACAACGGTACGGCGCAGCAAAACAATGCCATGCCCGCCCGCTTCTCTATTTCCGTCAGTGTGTCGTCATTATGGCTGCCGAAATCGACTGTTCCCTGTATGATTTTGCCCTTGCAAGTGCCGCAGGCTCCGTTGCGGCAACCGTAGGGGAGCGGGAATCCTTCGCGTAGCGCGGCTTGTAGCACTGTTTCGCCAGGTTGGGCAGATAAAACGTGCCCGCTGGGGTTAATGGTTATCCGATGCGACATTCGGTTACGAGTGAGTCAAAAAAGATAAAAAATTACGGGCAATAAATAAAATAAATACGATGAAACGAACACTTTTAATTGTGGGTTGCGGCGATATTGCCTTGCGCGCGGCGTCCTTGTTGCAGGCGCAGTACCGGTTGCTGGGCCTTTGCCGGAAACCGGAAAATCGTGCCGCGTTGCGTTTGCAAGGCATTACACCCGTGTCCGGAGATCTCGACAACTCC
This genomic interval carries:
- a CDS encoding heme biosynthesis HemY N-terminal domain-containing protein gives rise to the protein MKWVLWLLALFAVAVAITLATRYNTGYVLVVAQPYRVELSLNLLAVLLVVLVFIAYFVVRLAIIALRLPTEVSEFRLRRRREKAREMLLDGLKAFLEGRYAKAEKASAIALELRESPMAGAINAMVAARSAHELRKYSQRDEFIAIAENIAPEEVVLRLMTQAELLLDERRPGEALKILQSLRATGARQHTAALRLELKAQQGSKNWDAVLDLLRQLEQRNAFDKALIQQLRCSAHVENLKSRILNPHALKEYWQTISSVDKKDSKVAATAARACTAIGDCVTAHQIIEQSLDRQWDSELVGLYAECLETDTIRQIERAETWLESHPNDACLLLALGKLCVYCELWGKAQNYLEASLSVEPSHPTHLMLAQLNEKIGRPELAKNHYSKGLELALKRLEHMG
- a CDS encoding CDP-6-deoxy-delta-3,4-glucoseen reductase — its product is MSHRITINPSGHVLSAQPGETVLQAALREGFPLPYGCRNGACGTCKGKIIQGTVDFGSHNDDTLTEIEKRAGMALFCCAVPLSELVIECREIGAIKDIKVKTLPCRVHKLERVAPNVMVISLKLPTNERLQFLAGQYIDIFMKNGKRRSFSLANAPHDDELLQLHVRNYFGGTFAEHVFTHMKERDILRFEGPLGTFFLREDSDKPIIFVASGTGFAPVKSILEHAFYVRNLRGSERQMVLYWGNRTKADLYMANLAGSWQQEHDNFTFIPVLSEALPVDNWPGRTGLVHQAVLQDFEDLAGYQVYACGAPAMVEAAHEDFTRLRGLPEDEFFSDAFTASTASTGTPGS